A region from the Rosa rugosa chromosome 6, drRosRugo1.1, whole genome shotgun sequence genome encodes:
- the LOC133715543 gene encoding annexin-like protein RJ4 isoform X1, translated as MASLITPDQFSANQDAEALRKACQGWGTNEKAIISILGHRNACQRKEIRAAYEQLYQEDLIKRLESELSGDFERAVYRWILDPADRDAVLANVAIKKSNTDYNVIIEMSCVHSPEELLAVRRAYQLRYKHSLEEDLAAHTTGDMRKLLVALVTAYRYDGNEINAKLANSEADILHDAIKDKAFNHEELIRILSTRSKTQLMATFNKYRDDQGISISKALLDDEANDFQKALHTAIRCLNDPRKYFEKVLRNAIKRLGSDEDALTRVIVTRAERDLRDIKEVYYKKNSVPLEQAVAKDTSGDYKAFLLTLLGKED; from the exons GATGGGGGACTAATGAGAAGGCTATCATCTCCATCCTGGGTCATAGAAATGCATGTCAAAGAAAAGAGATCAGGGCAGCTTATGAGCAACTTTATCAAGAAGATCTAATCAAGCGCCTTGAGTCTGAGCTCTCTGGGGATTTTGAG AGAGCGGTGTACCGTTGGATATTGGATCCAGCAGATCGTGATGCAGTTTTGGCTAATGTGGCCATCAAGAAATCCAACACTGACTACAATGTCATCATAGAAATGTCCTGCGTTCACTCTCCTGAAGAGCTCCTAGCTGTAAGAAGAGCTTACCAGCTTCGCTACAAGCACTCTTTGGAAGAAGATCTAGCTGCACACACCACCGGTGATATGCGCAAG CTTTTGGTTGCTTTGGTGACTGCTTACCGCTATGACGGTAACGAGATCAATGCAAAGTTGGCAAATTCAGAAGCTGATATTCTTCACGATGCTATCAAAGACAAGGCTTTCAATCATGAAGAACTTATCAGGATCCTGAGTACAAGGAGCAAGACACAGCTCATGGCTACATTCAACAAATACAGAGATGATCAGGGCATTTCTATCAGCAAG GCTTTGTTGGATGACGAAGCTAATGATTTCCAGAAGGCATTGCATACAGCCATTCGATGCCTCAATGACCCCAGGAAGTACTTTGAGAAG GTACTTCGCAATGCAATCAAAAGGCTTGGAAGCGATGAGGATGCTCTCACTCGTGTAATTGTTACAAGGGCAGAGAGGGACTTGAGGGACATCAAGGAGGTTTACTACAAGAAGAACAGTGTTCCTCTTGAACAGGCTGTGGCCAAAGACACTTCAGGGGACTACAAGGCCTTCCTCCTTACTCTGTTGGGAAAGGAAGATTGA
- the LOC133715543 gene encoding annexin-like protein RJ4 isoform X2 — protein sequence MATLVSPPNFSANEDAEALRNSVKGWGTNEKAIISILGHRNACQRKEIRAAYEQLYQEDLIKRLESELSGDFERAVYRWILDPADRDAVLANVAIKKSNTDYNVIIEMSCVHSPEELLAVRRAYQLRYKHSLEEDLAAHTTGDMRKLLVALVTAYRYDGNEINAKLANSEADILHDAIKDKAFNHEELIRILSTRSKTQLMATFNKYRDDQGISISKALLDDEANDFQKALHTAIRCLNDPRKYFEKVLRNAIKRLGSDEDALTRVIVTRAERDLRDIKEVYYKKNSVPLEQAVAKDTSGDYKAFLLTLLGKED from the exons ATGGCTACCCTTgtttctcctccaaatttctCTGCCAATGAAGATGCAGAAGCTCTTCGAAACTCTGTAAAAG GATGGGGGACTAATGAGAAGGCTATCATCTCCATCCTGGGTCATAGAAATGCATGTCAAAGAAAAGAGATCAGGGCAGCTTATGAGCAACTTTATCAAGAAGATCTAATCAAGCGCCTTGAGTCTGAGCTCTCTGGGGATTTTGAG AGAGCGGTGTACCGTTGGATATTGGATCCAGCAGATCGTGATGCAGTTTTGGCTAATGTGGCCATCAAGAAATCCAACACTGACTACAATGTCATCATAGAAATGTCCTGCGTTCACTCTCCTGAAGAGCTCCTAGCTGTAAGAAGAGCTTACCAGCTTCGCTACAAGCACTCTTTGGAAGAAGATCTAGCTGCACACACCACCGGTGATATGCGCAAG CTTTTGGTTGCTTTGGTGACTGCTTACCGCTATGACGGTAACGAGATCAATGCAAAGTTGGCAAATTCAGAAGCTGATATTCTTCACGATGCTATCAAAGACAAGGCTTTCAATCATGAAGAACTTATCAGGATCCTGAGTACAAGGAGCAAGACACAGCTCATGGCTACATTCAACAAATACAGAGATGATCAGGGCATTTCTATCAGCAAG GCTTTGTTGGATGACGAAGCTAATGATTTCCAGAAGGCATTGCATACAGCCATTCGATGCCTCAATGACCCCAGGAAGTACTTTGAGAAG GTACTTCGCAATGCAATCAAAAGGCTTGGAAGCGATGAGGATGCTCTCACTCGTGTAATTGTTACAAGGGCAGAGAGGGACTTGAGGGACATCAAGGAGGTTTACTACAAGAAGAACAGTGTTCCTCTTGAACAGGCTGTGGCCAAAGACACTTCAGGGGACTACAAGGCCTTCCTCCTTACTCTGTTGGGAAAGGAAGATTGA